GCGCCGGAGACCGGTGGTGGCAGCACCGCCGTCGGCCAGGGGCCGAACGCCGGGCTGATCGCCGCCGGTGGCGCGGCCCTCCTCGGCGCTGCCGCCTACGCCGGGCACAAGTTGACCGACCGCTCGGCCGAGGGCACCGACCAGGCCTGATGTGTCGAGCTCCCGCCGGACGGGCGAGGCGAACGCGTCACCGCAACGCCCGTCCGTCGGGGGCCGCCCCCGCAGCACCACATCCCTGCACCGCACCCGGCGCGCCGGTCCCGTCCGGCCGCCTCACATCGATGGAAAGAGGTGTGTTCGTCATGGGCGGACTGTCCTGGTGGCACTGGCTCGTCATTCTCGCCGTCTTCATCCTGCTGTTCGGGGCCAAGAAGCTCCCCGATGCGGCGCGCGGCGTCGGACGTTCCCTGCGCATCCTCAAGTCCGAGGTGAGCGCCATGTCCGACGACGAGAAGGAGCAGACCGTCGCCCCGGCCCCGCCGGTGACCCCGGTGGCACCGGCAGTCGCGCTGACGGTCCCGGTCACTCCGGCGCCCGCGACTCCGGCCACGGTGGCCCAGCCGGCGCCCGTCGCGTCCGTCAACGGCCGCTGACCATCCCGGACCGGCGGACGCCGGTCATCGACCCCGGTCCCGGAGCACCCGCCATCGGGTGACCCGGGGCCCCGGGGAAGGAGCACGTCATGCCCGCTGCCCCGTCCGAACGACCGTCCGGGATTCCACCCCGATCCGACCGGCGCATCCGGTCCCGGCTGGGTCGAGTCCGCACCGCCGTCGCTCGCCGCCTGTCGTTCCGCCGGGCGCCGCGACCGGTCGACGGGACCATGGCCCTGCGGGACCATCTCATGGAGCTCCGCCGGCGGGTGTTCCTCGCGGCGCTCGGCCTGTTCGTGGGGACGGTGGTCGGCTTCGTCTGGTTCGCCCACGGCCCGTGGTTCCTCGGCCTGCGTTCCCTCGGTGACATCCTGACCGCCCCGTACTGTTCCGTGCCCGCGCAGTACCGCATCTCGCTCGGCCCCACCGGCGCCGAATGCCGACTGCTGGCCACCGGCCCGTTCTCCGCGGTGGAGTTTCGGCTCAAGGCGGCGCTGCTGGCCGGGACCGTCCTGAGCGCGCCGATCTGGCTCGGCCAGTTGTGGGGGTTCGTGACCCCGGGGCTGTACGCGAAGGAGCGACGGTATGCCCGCGTCTTCGCCGGTCTGGGCGGGGTCCTGTTCGCCGCTGGCGCGGTGCTGGCCTACGTCGTCGTCGGGGAGGGTCTGACCGTGCTGCTGGGATTCGGTGGCGAGACCACGGTGTCCGCGCTGACCCCGGAGAGCTACTTCACCTTCATCATCTCGATGCTGCTCATCTTCGGGGTGTCCTTCGAGTTGCCGCTGATGCTCATCCTGCTGAACCGGGTCGGCGTGGTGACCGGAGCCGCCTTGGCCCGCTCGCGGCGGTACGCCATCTTCGGATTGGTCGTCTTCGCCGGTCTGGTCGTCCCGGGCAACGACCCCATCACCATGGGCGCCCTGGCCGTCTCGCTCTCGGTGCTGTTCGAGGTCGCCGTCCAGGTCGCCCGCCTGCACGATCGTTCGCTGGCCCGGCGCCAGGCCCGAGCCGCACTGCACGACGACGAGCCGTCGGCGCTCGAGGACATCAGCGTCGGTTCGTCGACAGGATCAGGGAGGGCATGATGTTCGGACTGTCGTGGACCCAGATCGGGATCATCGTGGTGGTCGGGGTCTTCGTCCTCGGCCCGGAACGGATACCGACCGCGGTGCGGTTCGTCGCCGACGGGACGACGAAGGTGCGGGGCATGGTGAGCGGCGCCCAGGACGGCCTTCGCCGCGAGATCGGACCGGAACTGGACGAGCTTCGTCGTCAGGTCGCCGAGCTCCAGGGGCTGCGGGACCTGATCGACCTGCGGGACCTGCACCCGCAGCGGTTGATCGGCGGGGCGCTGGCGGCATCGTCCGACCCGGCCGGTCCGGCGCCGGTCAGGCCGCCCGCCGGGCCGAGCCTGCACAAGACGCCGGCACCGGCCGACATCCCCAGCAGTTCCGGGCCATCGGCGACCCCGGACGTGACGGCGGCGACGATTCGGTAGCGTCGCCGGGGTGAGCGCGCAGGAACCCGGGCTGTTCGGGATCGCCGCGGATCCGGATGAGCCGCCGGACTCCGCGGTGTTCGGGACGGCGGACGCGACCGGCGGTCACCGACTCACCCCGGCCGTGGCCGTCCCCGTCCCGTCCGGACCACTCGCGGCCCGGCTGCGGCCGCGGACGCTGGACGAGGTCGTCGGTCAGGCCCACCTGCTCGGCCCAGGCGCCCCGCTGCGCCGGCTGGTGGAGGGTGGCGCGGCGTCGTCGATGATCCTCTACGGCCCGCCCGGGACCGGGAAGACGACGCTCGCGACCCTGGTCGCCGGGAGCACGGGTCGCCGCTTCGAGCAGCTGTCGGCGGTGTCGGCCGGGGTCAAGGAGGTCCGGGCCGTGCTGGCCACCGCCCGGGACTCGTTGCGGCGCACCGGCGAGCAGACGGTGCTGTTCATCGACGAGGTCCACCGTTTCTCCCGCACCCAGCAGGACTCGCTGCTCGGCGCGGTCGAGGACCGCACCGTGGTGCTGATCGCGGCAACCACGGAGAACCCGTTCTTCTCCGTCGTCTCCCCGCTGCTGTCCCGGTCCCTGGTCCTGCAACTGCAGCCGCTGACCGACGCGGACATCACCGCCGTGCTCGAGCGGGCCGTGGCCGACGAGCGGGGCCTGGACGGTCAGGTCGTCCTCGACGAGGAGGCCAGGTCGTACCTCGTCGCCCTGTCCGGCGGTGACGCCCGGCGGGCGCTGACCGCGCTGGAGGCCGCCGCCGATTCGGTGCTGGCCGACGCGGTCCCGTCCGCCGACGGCGACCTGGTCATCGACCTGTCCGTGGTGGAGGCGGCGGTGAACCGGGCCGCCGTGCGGTACGACCGTTCCGGTGATCAGCACTACGACGTGACCAGTGCCTTCATCAAGTCGATCCGGGGCAGCGATGTGGACGCGGCCCTCCACTACCTGGCCCGGATGATCGAGGCGGGGGAGGACCCCCGCTTCATCGCCCGGCGGTTGATGGTGCATGCGTCCGAGGATGTCGGGATGGCCGACCCCACCGCGCTGCCGGCGTGCGTGGCCGCCGCCCAGGTGGTGCAGCTTGTCGGATTGCCGGAGGCGCGGATCGCCCTGGCGCAGGCCACCATCCACCTGGCCACGGCGCCGAAGTCCAACGCCGTCATCCGGGCGATCGACGCGGCGATGGCCGACGTGCGGGCCGGTCGGATCGGGTCGGTCCCGCCGGCGCTGCGGGACGGCCACTATGCGGGAGCGGCGAAGCTGGGGAACGCGCAGAGCTACGTCTACCCGCACGATCGTCCGGGAGCGGTCGTCGCCCAGCAGTACGCACCGGACGAACTTGTGGGCCGCGACTACTACCGGCCGACGGGTTATGGAGCGGAACAGCAGTTGGCCGAACGGGTGCCGCGCCTGCGGCGGAAGATCAGGGAGCAGTCATGACCGAGTCCGAGTCCACGACCCATGCGGTGGTCGTCCCGCGCACCGGCGGCTCCGAGGTGCTGGAATTCCGCGAGATGCCCCTGGCCGCCGCGGATGCCGGTCAGGTGGTCGTCGACGTGGCCGCGGCGGGCGTCAACTTCATCGACACCTACGAGCGGGAGGGCGTCTACCCCAAGGATCTTCCGTTCGTGCTCGGCAAGGAAGGCGCCGGGACCGTGGCCGCCGGCGGAGCCGACGGCTTCGCGGCGGGCGACCGGGTCGCGTGGGCCTCGGTGCCGGGGTCCTACGCCGAGCGGGTCGTCGCCCCGGTGGACCAGCTCTACCCCGTCCCCGACGGGGTCGACCTGCAGGTCGCCGCCGCCGTCGGACTGCAGGGGATCACCGCCCATTACCTGGCCACCGACTCCTACCGCATCCAG
This window of the Nakamurella flava genome carries:
- a CDS encoding Sec-independent protein translocase TatB, which gives rise to MFGLSWTQIGIIVVVGVFVLGPERIPTAVRFVADGTTKVRGMVSGAQDGLRREIGPELDELRRQVAELQGLRDLIDLRDLHPQRLIGGALAASSDPAGPAPVRPPAGPSLHKTPAPADIPSSSGPSATPDVTAATIR
- the tatA gene encoding Sec-independent protein translocase subunit TatA translates to MGGLSWWHWLVILAVFILLFGAKKLPDAARGVGRSLRILKSEVSAMSDDEKEQTVAPAPPVTPVAPAVALTVPVTPAPATPATVAQPAPVASVNGR
- the tatC gene encoding twin-arginine translocase subunit TatC; translation: MPAAPSERPSGIPPRSDRRIRSRLGRVRTAVARRLSFRRAPRPVDGTMALRDHLMELRRRVFLAALGLFVGTVVGFVWFAHGPWFLGLRSLGDILTAPYCSVPAQYRISLGPTGAECRLLATGPFSAVEFRLKAALLAGTVLSAPIWLGQLWGFVTPGLYAKERRYARVFAGLGGVLFAAGAVLAYVVVGEGLTVLLGFGGETTVSALTPESYFTFIISMLLIFGVSFELPLMLILLNRVGVVTGAALARSRRYAIFGLVVFAGLVVPGNDPITMGALAVSLSVLFEVAVQVARLHDRSLARRQARAALHDDEPSALEDISVGSSTGSGRA
- a CDS encoding replication-associated recombination protein A — its product is MSAQEPGLFGIAADPDEPPDSAVFGTADATGGHRLTPAVAVPVPSGPLAARLRPRTLDEVVGQAHLLGPGAPLRRLVEGGAASSMILYGPPGTGKTTLATLVAGSTGRRFEQLSAVSAGVKEVRAVLATARDSLRRTGEQTVLFIDEVHRFSRTQQDSLLGAVEDRTVVLIAATTENPFFSVVSPLLSRSLVLQLQPLTDADITAVLERAVADERGLDGQVVLDEEARSYLVALSGGDARRALTALEAAADSVLADAVPSADGDLVIDLSVVEAAVNRAAVRYDRSGDQHYDVTSAFIKSIRGSDVDAALHYLARMIEAGEDPRFIARRLMVHASEDVGMADPTALPACVAAAQVVQLVGLPEARIALAQATIHLATAPKSNAVIRAIDAAMADVRAGRIGSVPPALRDGHYAGAAKLGNAQSYVYPHDRPGAVVAQQYAPDELVGRDYYRPTGYGAEQQLAERVPRLRRKIREQS